The region ATGCGCAGCCGCGCGATCCGGAGGTGGAGCTGTGGATCGCGGTGATGTCGGAGCTGCTCTCGAGCGTGCCCGCCGACCGTCGCCACCTCGCGGCCGACGCGGCGATCGCGACGCTCGCCGCGCACGTGCGAGCCGGCGAGGTGTCAGCGGTCGGCTCTAGGGTCACCGCCATCCACGACCACGGCGGACTCGAGGAGCGCGACATCCATGGACTTGCAGCGCGGCGCGGCATCGCTCGAAGGGACGAGCCCCACGCTGAGTGACCTCGAGCGGCTGTGCGGGCAGCTGCACCTCGAGGTGCACACCGCAGCGCTGCCGCAGGGCTTCCTCGGCGCCTTCGACCACGAGCGGCAGCGCATCCTGCTCGCCCGCGGGCTCACCCCCGTCGAGCAGCGGTCGGTGCTCGCGCACGAGCTCGGGCATGCCCTGCTCATGCACGTCGGCTCGTCGAGCGCCGACGAGCGAGCGGCTGAGCGCTTCGCGGCCCGCGTGCTCATCGACCCCGGCGCGCTCGCCGCGGCGTGCAGGTGGGCGCGCGACGACGTCGAGCTCGCCGACGAGCTGGGCGTCACGGTCGACATCGTGCAGAGCTACCGGGACCAGCTGGGCAGTCGGCGCGCCGCTTGAGGGCGTCGCCCGGCGGCGCTCAACGACGAACGATCCGTGGAGCGCTCAGCGGTCGGGGATGGGCACCGGCTCGACGCCGAGCGGCGCGAGGCGCGAGGCGCCGCCGTCGAGCGCGGTG is a window of Agrococcus sp. Marseille-Q4369 DNA encoding:
- a CDS encoding helix-turn-helix transcriptional regulator, whose protein sequence is MSIHLRGASAAERAHYAELVRPARVRRGLSQQALASLAEVDRTTVSNIERGAGAPQEDVLRRLFAALGLATDAQPRDPEVELWIAVMSELLSSVPADRRHLAADAAIATLAAHVRAGEVSAVGSRVTAIHDHGGLEERDIHGLAARRGIARRDEPHAE
- a CDS encoding ImmA/IrrE family metallo-endopeptidase, coding for MDLQRGAASLEGTSPTLSDLERLCGQLHLEVHTAALPQGFLGAFDHERQRILLARGLTPVEQRSVLAHELGHALLMHVGSSSADERAAERFAARVLIDPGALAAACRWARDDVELADELGVTVDIVQSYRDQLGSRRAA